From Solanum stenotomum isolate F172 chromosome 2, ASM1918654v1, whole genome shotgun sequence:
GGATACACTAGAATGAGGCGCCCAATGTTTAAGATGGATCAACGATAGACACTTAAAATAGTTCAAGAAAGAATTGACAGCTACAATATCGAGTGTTAGGATATACCACACATACAAAGCGAGAAATTGAAAGTAGTTGAGAGACAATTACATATACAAAGATGTCTTTACatagattaagaagaaaattattgaaaaagtagattatttaaaataatctaAGAAAGTAAGTAGATGTAGATACTTGATTCAGTAGTTTTGTAACTAGTGATTTTGTTTTGTTCGAGGCTATAGAATTAGAGCACATGAAATGACTTAAATATCTGGAGTGCTCGTTGGGTATAATTGTTTGGCTATTATGATAAATCTTCACTGCTTAcgaaaagaaaaattcaaatatgtGACTGTTAGTGCATTACCTAAATTCTACGGTCAATATGTTTTCTGAATGAATCGGATCATTATAAATAGAGTCTAGTAACAAGGTAAATCAATTAATCAATACATCTACTTAATTGAAATTACATATATGCCCTCTTATATAACTCCgtcaaaaaagagaaataactTGGTATAACAATCGAGCTCTTTACCGTCAAATTCAAATATGTGACCGTTAGTGTATATTACCtaaattttaatagaaaatatatttcctcaaatttaagcaTGTGACCGTTAGAGACCACGAATTTGAACCCGAAAAATAGATTTCAGAAATGAACCTCATGATAcacaaacattttattttaaatattttattttttacataataataaaCTATACTAGTCACAAAAATTCACaacaattcataaaaaaaaatatttaaaaaataataatttggtgAGAAATAAGATATTATTAGATAAAAACGAAATATATTTTGAGGAACCCTCAATCCACCGTGCACTGTAGCACCAACTCTGTTCTGAACCCAAACGTTAAAACCACCCCTTCTCTCTCTGGCTacctcatatatatatatactctataCGTAAACTAATCCAACAtaaatgtaaagaaaaatgGCAAAAAGCATTGAAAGATTAACAATTCTATGAAACCCCTTTTTCAGTTCTTCTTCTCTCAAgtttttcttcacaaaatcttgaaattaaagtgaaaaaggAAGGAACTTTGAGTCATTTTCTGGTCTGTGTTTGGTTAGCGAGGGTAGAAATTTTGGGATTTTGGGCTTGTGGGTGTGTGTAATTGGAATAAGTTTAGACATTTGGATTGAGTGTTTGATGACTATGGGACCAGAAAGATCGAAACCTCTGCACAATTTCACCTTACCTTATGGGTTGAAGTGGGGGAACCAGAGGCATTTGAGGTGTGCGAAGGTGGAATCCAATGGAGAAATCTCTTCTGTTCATCGGAGGTCAAATGGGTCTGAGTCGATCGGACGCAGGATGGAGACGGAGACGGAAATGGTGAACCGGCGTGGATCAAACGATCGGTTTACCCGGAAATTCAGGTCGCCGGGAAAAGAGGACGATGGTGAGGGAATCGGAGCTGTGAGAGAGAAGCTGATGTTTGATCTCTTAACAGAAGCTGATAAGATGAAAGAAACAATCTTCAAAGAAGGTATGGATGAACAACCCAAGAAGTTTCCGTCGCCGGCGCCGGCGACAACTATGACGGGAGCTGTATCTGATGCTGCTGCTGCTGACTTGTCTCGTCCATGGAACTTGAGGACTCGCCGAGCGGCTTGTAAGGAGCCTAATGGATTCGTCTCCGGCGCCGGTGCTGTTGCCGGAGGAAATGGTGGTGGATCGAAAGGTGGGTTAAAGATTGATACTAACAGAACAAATGCTCCAGCTGCCGGAGCTGCTTCAGTCGGCGAGAAGAGACAAAGGGTCAAGTTTTCCGTTCCTCTTTCCCGACGAGAAATCGATGAAGATTTCATGGCGATGGTCGGACATAGACCCCTTCGTCGTCCCAAGAAACGACCAAAATTGGTTCAAAAGAATTTAGATGTAAGTTatacttcttcttttctttctcgtAATCTCTTGATTAATGCTAACCAGAATTAattaaagatcaattttttGTTGCTAATTTTAGATTTTGATCATTTTACTGTTCCATTGATCCATTTTGCAGATGATATTTCCAGGTTTATGGTTGACAGAAATAACAGCTGATATGTACAAAGTGCCTGATGATCAATAGATTGTTAAGGTAAACAAACATTCATCAATGAactttgtaagctaatttaatGGTTTCACATTTGAGAATAATCATGATTTGTTTATAATTTCTGCAGATGGGAAGGTGGTAGCGCGATTTTCTGATGAAAAAGGCGATACATTTGACGACTGATTATCGAGTAGTGTAGTTGGAAATTTGATGTGATACCATTGATTTTGTTCAGGTAAACTGAAAGGGGGTGTAAAATAGGGAGAAAGTTTAATTAGTTGCTCTGTGAGGATGTTAATTCTGTTTTAATGAAAGATTTGTTAATCTTTCTCTGTTTATGTTCAttggaataagttttttttaatatatagtttGTGTGCAATTTTGCACACTTTGAGATTCAATTTTTGTGTTTTCAAGTGATTTATTTACTCTGTTAAACTGCTAGTATATGTTGCAGCCATGTTTGTATCTGTGTATGCCTTGCTCATCTGATTTGCAACTGAATAGTGGCACTATTCACTTGCTTATCGTAGAGGTTGTAAGTACACAGTACATCACTAGTAGGCTGCTGTTTTCTGAAATGCAGCTCTCTGCATTTCTTATGTCGTTTTAGCTAGAAATATCTCGGGTTTGAGGAATGAATGAATTTCTCGTAGAATGCTCTTCTCATGACGTGAATTCAGATTAGTCAGGCTAGTGTGTATGAGATACAAGATGGTTATACCAAAAAACATGTTCAAGTTGTCACACATTCTGTTTGTTTTTCTGTGAGTTAATTCTTGAATCTGCTGCTACTATCTCTCTGGAGGTGTCAGTTTAGGTCACACTGCCCAAATTGTAAAAACTAATACCTTAAAGGTCAGTCTCATAGAGATTTGCAAAGGTTTGGTGATTAGTGGGATTTTTGAGTTTAgattcaaaatatcatcaaccTTGGGAGATATGGAAATGCTTTATTGGAATGTTGGGAAATTATGAGTGAATGTGTTTTCTTTAAGTTGTTTAGACTCGGAGCGAGTGTCTGATACGAGTGCGGATTTAGATGTTGGatcttttataatttgaaagTGAAGATTGGAGGATATGGATACGAGTGTGGGGATTTGGCTagaaataattcatttttttttttaaaaagagagtTATATAACATAAATCGTGGAAAATTTGAGGAGAAGATATTGATTAAGAGGAGGATTTCGGAAGGgtgtaaaagaaaaaagaatgacataaaaatttctatatacaagctactttatttttttccaaagctTAGGTATTGTTTTAATGAAAGAAATCATTGAGTCCGTTCCGAATTTCTCCGTCAATTTTgataaagaattcaaaattgaaCTCTTCATCGACATCCACGCTGTGTCGATACTGATgcaatattgaaaataatatcaaatcGACACAAATGTAACACCAAAAATGAAGAATTCGAACAACCTAGAATTTTTTCAAGTTAGAATCGTTGCAACATTTAAGAATTGTCATGTTATGAAGATAAGGAAAGCAATTTTCAATAAGCGTTTTACAACTCacgttattttattttatttttaaaaaaaaatcaatcaaacgagtgtcaaatataaatattttatcatgcATTTAAGTGTGTGAATTTAAAAGATTGTTGATGTATTTCAAAACTTATCCATCTAATTGTGGTCATTGGTCAATATACTTGTTAAAGTTCATATAATCTAGATCTTTAAGAATTAATAAACAGGACAAATGACatttatttaaaagaattaataaaCAGGACAAatgacatttattttaaatatgtacTTGAAGAAacgttgaaaaaaaatataacgaCGGAGAGTcgaatacaatttttttaactaataaacttgaaacttaattgatcattttaaaaaaatatatatagtcgAGTGATTGAGAAGTTTGTTGGTTTATAGGTCTCTGAAAAGTGTGAAATGAAGTGTAGATATGTATTTATAATCATTAATCAAGCtttatacattttaaaaaatatatatattacgagtgtaatttttttttactgttatAAGGGTTAgttataatgtttttttttttttaaaaaaataatttaatagtaTTAATTTAGTGCACCATTTAGCCTTTTTAAAAGAGTAACGCAATACGAGAactatacatatatttttattttttttctaccaaattaaaatataaaatgataaagtacTTGAACATCAAAATGGATAGCAACTAGTAAGTATAGTTTTACCTTggatatggagaaaattttgttgggaGCGCCATCACCAAATGGGCTCTGCAGTGCGCGATCCGAATTTAATCGaagctccaatgtgggctccggaCAATAGgtgggaaacaaaaaaatatagttttatgtgcgtttttttaattttaaaagagaaGTGTCGAAATGttccttttcaaatctttttttaaaaggttTTCAACATAAAGTCATTAAAACCTTTAGAGACAggtttatttttagtttttcaaaaatagcttttgcaaaatttgtttttttaagcACCCAGtcgaaattatttttgttatgatATCTATCGatcaatatttattattattttcaataatcTATTCTATCAGGTTGTTTATTGTGTTTCGATTATTGCactattatattgttgttgttactcCTTAGTTCCTTTCTGATAgtatttacattattttcttgTGATGTgcgatattttttttatatctggAATAGTTGCATTTAAGCCGAGAGTCTTTCGAAAACAACCTCTCCATCTTCACGAGTTAGTGGTAAAGTCTATGTACATTATACCCTCCTCAAactttatttatgaaatttcattGTGTATGTTGTTATTGTCGTTGTCGtcgttcaattttattttatgttttgttttggTAGAAATTGAAAAGAGAATTTTTAAGGATATATTCTCTTATCTTGATGACTATATTGGGCCTTTTAAGTCAATTATAGGGACAAGGACATACACAAGACGATTTGAGGACTGCTGATCGCTATTTAAgtgacacaattttttttataagtttagttattttaaaatgaattataaaTTCATAAGATTGTCTTTGAATATTTTTACGTATGAagttataaatttcaaatatatacgGGTTTGAAGTTTGACATATTATTAATGCAAACGTACTTTATACGTTTATATATGAAACatcatatattttgtttgaagttttgACTTACAATTTTAAACTTCTAATTGATTTAGCTAAAGTTTGATTTGACATTCTAAAACTTCATACCGTTAATTAAACGTTGATAAtttattcatttcattcatGACAGCCTTCATTATTTCGCTCTCACTCACTACctcaatttaatatataatttttcggcccaaaaataatctaaattaaataaaaattaacaattcGCTCATGGAAGAGTATAAATTAGAacttaaacaaataaacaaattgGTTTACATTAGCAACACATCTTACTAACTGAAAACCCCTACCGTTCCCCAAAATTACTTAGCAAGCCACTAGATCACGCATTCCGCATTGATCAGTTAACCATAGTTAATTCCTTGTGTAACCGTGGTTACTCTTCATGCCTATATAAACCCACTCTCACTGTACTCCCGCCATCTATTTGCTGAGCAAAAGCTTTCTGAAAAGCATTCTTCTCTTCAAATTTCTCCAAATCGTTCGAGTCTCGTTTCTCTCTGTCAACAATGGTGAACAAAAGCTTTTTCCATCTCAACTCGCTCTTCCAATTCGTTGAATAACTTGTTATACTTCACCTATTGCTCAACTCTCACGttgaatctcttttttttttcaggttGTGGCACAGAAATTGAAGGAATCGGAGATTACTGAGCAGGATTCACtccttctggtaaacaattgttcTCATATTTGCTTATTGATTACGTTACTGTAGTTGTATTTTTTGCTCTGTTCAATTTAGCGTCCTTCAGTTTTTACGTTTTTGACGAGTTTGTGAATGTTGATAGCTCAAAGTGCTTGTATGAAACATATTATGTTGAAGTGTTTGAGAGTTGTATAGTCTCTCCATCACTTTCTGATGTTTTAGATACTtcgatttttatgattattgaCTACATGTGAGTCAAATCTGGAGGCaaatcaatgatttttttttactcagTTGTGATTTGAGTAGTTTTGTGTGTGTATTTTGAGTTCGTTCTTCAGAGTTTTCTGGCTCTTGTAAACTCTTATATGTTGAGGtttatttaaattcaatcaATTATTGATGTGTGAAGGAAGTATAAATGTGTAATCTCTGTTTGTAGATGTACTTCCGATTGACTCACCTTGCTTGATTAATTCTCTAGATcgttgatttgttttttttgctTTTGGTTATGGTAGAATATCGTTGATTGAATATGTTTGTATGTATTAAAAAATGAGATGTGTAAGACATGTTCTAGATAATGAAAGTGATCGAAGAAGCTAATAAATAGTACTTGTTTAAGTTCATCTGGTTTTTCAATTTGCATCGTCTCCTGGAATTGGGTGCTTCTCAGATATCTGCTTTGGATGCTATCTATCATCTAGAGTCAAGTTTATTTTGTAATTTAGGATGCTGAAGTATTCCAGTGGCTGAAAATTCCGCATGCTTTATACTTACAATCAAATGAACAGCTAGATATTCTACTGTCACTGAGTGGCTTCTCTAGTAAATTTATTGCAGATTGCCTCATAAGTAGATCTGCTAAAGCTAATTTATTGGTCAGGAAATAGAAACTTGTTTATGCAGTTATTAAGTACTACATGCTAATTATATGGATTCATTTTTTCTCCATGGTTTTCTAAAACAGACAAGGAACCTTCTGCGTATTGCTATATTCAACATTAGTTACATCAGAGGCCTCTTTCCTGAGAAGTATTTCAGTGATAAATCTGTTCCAGCCTTAGGTAACCTTTATCTAcagtctttttttatttatttattagtatcTGTCTATTTCATTTTTGCAAATTAATTTACTAGATACTTATATCACAAGCAGAGATGAAGATCAAGAAGCTAATGCCAATGGATGCAGAGTCACGTAGACTTATTGATTGGATGGAAAAAGGTATGCTGATCTTTTGCTAGTTTGCAATCTGAGCCTTACAGTTTATTTTCTTGCTTGTCATTTCTTACCCCCACTCTCTTCTCTGTTCCTAGGTGTTTATGATGCATTACAGAAGAAATATCTGAAAACGCTTCTGTTCTGTGTGTGTGAAGCAATTGATGGACCAATGATTGAGGAATATGCATGTAAGAAGAGCCAAGAAAATTTGGTCAAGTGATGACTTTAATTAGATTGTAGTATCATATTTACACCGGCTAATCACATCTGAGACTGACTAGAGTACTATCTAGGACATAGCTGTTGCCTGAGGCTGTGACAAAGAAATTGCTAAAAGAAGTGCTGATACTTTCAGTAGTCTGGCTTGTGACAAAAAGCTTATACACTTAGCTGTCTACTTGCAGTTTCTTTCAGTTATTCAAGTTCAGACTCTGAAGAAGTGTCAATGAATGTCAATCGTATTGGAATGAAGAAAGGGGGAACATTCAGGTGTAACTCAACCACTGAAATAACACCCAATCAAATGAGGTAactatttgtataattattattttaaatttagcaGTCTTATGCTGGTTGTTTTTTGGATTACAAGAACCTTTTGTGTTGAGAGGAAAGTATGTTTCAGGAGTTCTGCTTGTAAAATGGTTCGTACATTGATTCAGTTGATGAGAACTCTCGATAAGATGCCAGAAGAGGTAAAGGTTTCTATTGCTCCTAAAAAGCATGGATTCGTTATTCATTGACGTTTGACAATTGTTAACTATCATCTTGTTGCTAAGGTTTGATTCTCTTGGTTTTTCTCAGCGAACTATACTGATGAAGCTTCTTTATCATGATGATGTCACGGTATGCccttttctcaattttgtttgtttctgtTATTTTCTTTCCCCTTTCCTCTTTTAGCTTGCCTCTCGATGTTTGAGTTTCGGGGGAATGTTAAACTTTCATATATTGTAGACATGTGATTTGCATCTATAAGCACAGTCTTTAAGATACTGCAATTATCATCATCCCTTTTTGACATTCAGGAAATAAGATTTCTCCTTATTAGAAGTCATCTCATTTCTGTAATTTTGTAGCTTactttaatttttgagtttgagcCCCAAATTGATTCCTGTAGTCGTGTCAATAAATGGTTCTCGGGATACTTATGCACTGAAACACTGCTTAGTCATATCAAATACATTTCATAGAATTTTCCAGTCTTACTTATTTCCAGTTCATCTTTTAAATGTCATTTTGCTTCAAACATCACTCAGCTTGTCATATTTTGGTCAAATAACACTTTTGTAACAGAATTTCTGGTTGTGCAGCCTGCTGATTATGAGCCTCCTTTCTTTAAAGGCTGCACTGACGAGGAGGCTCttaatccatggatgaaaaatcCTCTGAAATTGGAGGTCGGAAATGTCAACAGCAAGCATTTCGTGTTAGCTCTGAAGGTGTGGGACAGATCACAGGAAAATGAATATGAACTAGTTTCCTTTTCAGTAGTCAATCAGTTCGCATTGATATCTTTTCTTCCACAGGTTAAGAGCGTGCTTGATCCTTGTGAGGATGAGAATGATGGCAATCAAGATGATGTTATGAGCTTGGGAGCTGATTCTGCCGAGAGAGATGACAGTGCATCTGATAGCGAGGTGGAATATTGGTTCTCCTTGCCTCAACTATTTTTATAAAGCTCGACTTATTTGCTATCCTTTGAAGTATGTTCATGCACTGACTTTGTCAAATATCCATCAATTTCAGTTCAGTGACTCTGATGAAGACCAATATATAGTTGCACCAGTTGGTAAGGCACATTCCTCTATTCGACCCGTTTTAAACATGCATTCGTTCTGtcaatgatattttaaaatcacaaatttatAAAGACAAGTTTTTTAATCTTCACAGAAAAGCAAAATGTTCAGGATAAAGGTCATATGGTTGATGAAGGTACTTCTATTTGCAGCAAATACCATCAACTTTCTTTCTGAAACTGGTTATCAAGAACTCTATGTGTTTATTGGTTTTTCAGATGATACTCAAGATCCTGCAgaagatgaacaacaatttgACCGGGTTAAGGAATGGATCAGCACATACCACCTCGACAGAGTTGAAATGACAGATGTTCTCTCAAATTTCCCAGACATCTCAGTGGTAAGATACGTCTGCTGGTTTTCCTTTCAAGTGTCAGTTTCTCTATCATTTGCTAGCCAGTCCTACACCTAACATTGGATCCTGATTGTGCAGGCCTTAGTTGAAGGTAGTGAAATGACATTTTTAAGCAAATGATGGTGTTCGCAACCTGAATTTCTGTAGAGGAGAACAGTGATGTCATACCCTAGTGCCAAATCCCAAAGTTTTTGTGCCAAATAAAATAATCAGATAATGTATTCTTTCTGTTTTTTAAGCTGTCCAAAgtatcttcatcttctttttcaattccaGATATTTTGGAAAAGCTTGTTAAAGAAGGAATTCTGTCAAGTGCTGGCACAGACACTTACATCATTAAGAAGCAAAAGGTTTCTTATTGTTTTCCTTAATTCATTAATTGTCTACTTCTTTACTCTCTTGAATCATAATATATCCTTCTCCAACACCTACAATCATATTCCTCAAATGCAGAAATTCGACTATGAGTTTGATGTtgtgaaagaagaaaaagagggccaacaaaatcaaaatggCAACCAATCTCAGCATGGCAAGGGTGAAGATTACATGTACATGAAGGTGAAACCTGATTAATATCCTTTGAATTGAGCTTAAAAGTATCTAGTGGATGTGTCATACATCCATCCTCTTCAGTTAATTTGGTTCATATCTATTAACTGTATGTGGATTACACATGTCTTGTAGATTTTGCCCACCTACTTTTCCTCGTTCTCTACCAGGGATTGTGATTCACTCTACTGCTTTAGCTCGTGACTTCTCCTTCACATTCAGTAATATATATGAAGTGATTATACAGCTCTTAAGTTTTAGGTCGTACAGTCAGTCTGGGAGCTTGAAGAAAACATTTTTGCAAATACAGAGAAGTAATATACTCTGTCCTCTCTTAAGGTTTTTGGAAAGAGTACATATCCCAATAATGTCCTACTGATTGAGGAGACTGAAGTTTCGGATTGTCATGTTGTAACTTAAACAAAGGAGAGGAATCCGGTGAAGTAGAAAGAATGAAtaacaattttcccttttaggAGGAGTATGAATAACAACTCCTTTTCAACTGCTCAAATAAGAATCTTGTGAACAGTTCGCTAATACTGATTTGCATGAAGTTGGATGTTACTTCCTGGATTGCATGTTAACAAAGACAGTCTCTTGTTTCAGGCTTTGTTTCATGCTCTTCCAATGAACTATGTAACTGTTGCCAAGCTCCAACGTAAACTAGAAGGGGAAGCCAACCAAACTGCGGTGAAGAAGCTAATTGATAAAATGACACAAGATGGATTCGTTGAGGCTAAGAGCTACCGCAGACTAGGTACCCTCTGGCATCTGGCAAACCATATTTCCTGCTTTGTATGGAGCAGAAAGACTAATAGTACCAATTACCCAATGATGGACTGATTTTGTCGTTGCAGGGAAGCGTGTGATCCAGTCTGACCTAACTGAAGAAAAGCTGGCTGTAGTTAAGAAGGTCTTAGCAAAAGACAGTATGGTAATAGTCTTgaattaaatatatgtttagCAGTTTCTTTCACTTCTACTATTTTAACTCATCTTTAATTACGATACATGGTCAGGATGTCGACATGCATGAATCAGGTAATGATTCTAAGTTCTAACCATCTGAATTTTGATAACGT
This genomic window contains:
- the LOC125855182 gene encoding meiosis-specific protein ASY1-like produces the protein MVVAQKLKESEITEQDSLLLTRNLLRIAIFNISYIRGLFPEKYFSDKSVPALEMKIKKLMPMDAESRRLIDWMEKGVYDALQKKYLKTLLFCVCEAIDGPMIEEYAFSFSYSSSDSEEVSMNVNRIGMKKGGTFRCNSTTEITPNQMRSSACKMVRTLIQLMRTLDKMPEERTILMKLLYHDDVTPADYEPPFFKGCTDEEALNPWMKNPLKLEVGNVNSKHFVLALKVKSVLDPCEDENDGNQDDVMSLGADSAERDDSASDSEFSDSDEDQYIVAPVEKQNVQDKGHMVDEDDTQDPAEDEQQFDRVKEWISTYHLDRVEMTDVLSNFPDISVALVEDILEKLVKEGILSSAGTDTYIIKKQKKFDYEFDVVKEEKEGQQNQNGNQSQHGKGEDYMYMKALFHALPMNYVTVAKLQRKLEGEANQTAVKKLIDKMTQDGFVEAKSYRRLGKRVIQSDLTEEKLAVVKKVLAKDSMDVDMHESANNFRDLSTCGALHSIGSDLTRTRGKADAYRNGSVMSDQTVSKRKEHENTPSSKAEPVASRESFIPGKENGRVNGKPNQPDEYAIVCSRSSQDKRRRKASMVKEPILQYATRQNSQVV
- the LOC125856845 gene encoding uncharacterized protein LOC125856845; its protein translation is MTMGPERSKPLHNFTLPYGLKWGNQRHLRCAKVESNGEISSVHRRSNGSESIGRRMETETEMVNRRGSNDRFTRKFRSPGKEDDGEGIGAVREKLMFDLLTEADKMKETIFKEGMDEQPKKFPSPAPATTMTGAVSDAAAADLSRPWNLRTRRAACKEPNGFVSGAGAVAGGNGGGSKGGLKIDTNRTNAPAAGAASVGEKRQRVKFSVPLSRREIDEDFMAMVGHRPLRRPKKRPKLVQKNLDMIFPGLWLTEITADMYKVPDDQ